A window of the Butyricimonas faecalis genome harbors these coding sequences:
- a CDS encoding ATP-grasp fold amidoligase family protein, with translation MRSLGYYIKNPLKALGAIVVRCNFFFPDDELYLKLLFRLYMGKRLNLKRPQTYSEKLQWLKLHDRKPEYTQMVDKITAKEYVASIIGRDYIIPTLGIWKSFDEIDFSTLPDQFVLKTNNGGGGGGIAICKNKATFNKKNAEKKLMRSMKSNLYRTLREWPYKNIKSKILAEQFMQDDSGQLRDYKFFCFSGVVRAVLVATNRFTSHNFNYYDPLFNPLPIESRDGKCSSAIINRPEKWDEMISIAEKLSKEIPFIRVDLYYVNNHVYFGELTFFDSSGYDDLSSEHWNMVFGDWIQLPDCN, from the coding sequence ATGAGATCTTTAGGTTATTATATAAAAAATCCATTGAAGGCACTGGGTGCCATTGTTGTACGTTGTAACTTTTTTTTCCCTGATGATGAGTTGTATTTAAAACTATTATTTCGATTATACATGGGGAAGAGATTGAATTTGAAGCGACCTCAAACATATAGTGAAAAATTGCAATGGCTAAAACTTCATGATAGAAAACCAGAATACACACAAATGGTGGATAAAATTACAGCCAAGGAATATGTAGCTTCTATTATTGGTAGGGATTATATAATTCCAACATTGGGAATTTGGAAGAGTTTTGATGAAATTGATTTCTCTACATTGCCAGACCAATTCGTATTGAAGACTAATAATGGAGGGGGAGGTGGTGGTATTGCCATTTGTAAGAACAAGGCAACATTTAATAAAAAGAATGCTGAAAAAAAATTGATGCGTTCAATGAAATCTAATTTGTACAGAACCTTAAGAGAATGGCCTTATAAAAACATAAAGTCTAAAATATTGGCAGAACAGTTTATGCAGGATGATAGTGGGCAGTTGCGTGATTATAAATTTTTTTGTTTCTCAGGAGTTGTAAGAGCCGTACTAGTTGCTACAAATCGATTTACATCTCATAATTTTAATTATTATGATCCTTTGTTCAATCCTTTACCAATAGAGAGTCGTGATGGGAAATGTTCTAGTGCGATAATAAATAGACCAGAAAAGTGGGACGAGATGATCTCAATTGCGGAAAAACTTTCAAAAGAAATTCCTTTTATTAGGGTAGATCTTTACTATGTAAACAACCACGTGTATTTTGGAGAATTGACTTTTTTTGATTCGTCTGGATATGATGATCTGTCTTCAGAGCATTGGAATATGGTATTTGGTGATTGGATTCAATTGCCGGATTGTAATTAG
- a CDS encoding oligosaccharide flippase family protein has protein sequence MRILRSKDGKVLASNFAYLSSLQIASYIFPLISIPYLARVLGVDGLGKISFAAAIIIWIQTIADWGFDMTGARNVAQARDDKKEVSKIFSDIFWSRIFLMFCSFLVLLLLLLIVPKFRENYVIILFTFLYVPGHILFPAWFFLGLERMKYSTILNVISKLIFIVAIFIFIKDKDDYILQPVLVASGYFLSGIIALYFIFVKWKYRLYKPVFRTIIFTIKGSTDVFINTLMPNLYNNLSVLLLGFFGGDTANGIYYAGRKFGQVAYSVLNTLTNVFFPYLSRKIEYHSLYAKFNLGVSGLGSLILFVFAPLLIRLFFGEGYGDAIIVLRITAFALLFTNMDSVYGQNYLIVLHREKLLRNLTIVASVCGFVIAFPLIYYFSYIGASITYMVSSLLIGVLPMYYALKIKRTTCV, from the coding sequence ATGCGAATCCTTAGAAGTAAAGACGGGAAAGTATTGGCTTCGAATTTTGCCTATCTTTCTTCACTTCAAATTGCCAGTTACATATTCCCGTTGATCTCGATACCGTATCTTGCTCGCGTGTTGGGTGTTGACGGGTTGGGTAAGATTTCTTTTGCGGCGGCAATTATTATTTGGATTCAAACTATCGCGGATTGGGGATTTGATATGACCGGGGCGAGGAATGTGGCGCAAGCTAGAGATGATAAAAAGGAAGTTTCCAAAATATTTTCGGATATCTTTTGGTCAAGGATCTTTTTGATGTTTTGTTCTTTTCTGGTATTGCTCCTCTTGTTGTTGATCGTTCCCAAGTTTCGGGAGAATTACGTGATAATATTGTTTACTTTTTTATATGTCCCCGGGCATATACTTTTCCCAGCATGGTTTTTCTTAGGTTTGGAAAGGATGAAGTATTCCACTATATTGAATGTAATTTCCAAATTGATATTTATTGTGGCAATTTTTATCTTTATAAAGGATAAAGATGATTACATACTACAACCGGTCTTGGTAGCCTCTGGATATTTTTTGTCAGGGATTATAGCTTTGTATTTTATTTTCGTGAAATGGAAATATCGTCTATATAAACCGGTATTTCGGACGATAATCTTTACAATAAAAGGTAGTACAGATGTTTTCATTAACACGTTGATGCCGAACTTGTATAATAATCTTTCAGTTTTGCTGTTAGGATTTTTTGGAGGGGATACGGCAAACGGGATTTATTATGCGGGGCGGAAATTCGGGCAAGTTGCGTACTCGGTTTTAAATACTCTTACCAATGTTTTCTTCCCGTATCTTTCCAGGAAAATAGAGTATCATTCTTTATACGCTAAATTCAATTTGGGTGTATCCGGTTTGGGTAGTTTGATATTATTTGTTTTCGCACCCTTGTTAATTAGGTTATTTTTTGGCGAGGGGTATGGTGATGCAATTATTGTTCTGAGAATTACTGCATTTGCATTATTATTCACGAACATGGATTCTGTTTACGGTCAGAACTACTTGATCGTGTTACATCGAGAAAAATTATTGAGGAATCTCACGATAGTGGCTTCTGTTTGTGGTTTTGTTATAGCATTTCCACTTATATATTATTTTTCTTACATCGGGGCCTCGATTACTTACATGGTATCGAGTCTTTTGATTGGTGTCCTTCCAATGTATTATGCATTAAAAATAAAGAGAACAACTTGTGTATAA
- a CDS encoding EpsG family protein: MNIYTIALALMGFFYVPMDGSDLTRIYPVLQLYAQYALDDPESWGIIMASGTPMAALYYHVLGNLGDERWLPFVNACLTYGLCFALLKSICKRRQVLKKDIALVLLFFMSRGLLMMTIANIRTMLSMAIVAYCIYKILIEHKGGVKYFSLLIIAALIHAAGMAAVMVFIVYYVLKGNKGRNRLFTTLGVLIFVVVSYVYGRNYIHLAIDKGGDYLAYSQASTGYFYIWEFVLSLIVIFVTLFILLVYYLKINRKLGLEEYKKEREEYGAFMGFMLFFTLIDLVAIWIEFNIGWRLSWLIAILDMPLLLLILVSKRYPDTYKYRLRNLIKIISFVLLFIACVRGDLCSLKFV; the protein is encoded by the coding sequence TTGAATATCTATACGATTGCATTAGCACTTATGGGATTTTTCTACGTGCCAATGGATGGTTCTGATTTAACAAGAATATATCCCGTTTTACAGTTATATGCTCAATATGCCCTTGATGATCCAGAGTCATGGGGGATAATAATGGCAAGTGGAACCCCGATGGCGGCACTTTATTATCACGTACTAGGTAATTTGGGAGATGAAAGATGGTTGCCTTTTGTTAACGCTTGTTTAACATATGGTTTATGTTTTGCGTTATTGAAATCTATATGCAAGCGGAGGCAAGTATTGAAAAAGGATATAGCTTTAGTTCTTCTTTTTTTCATGTCAAGGGGACTCTTGATGATGACGATTGCAAATATCAGAACCATGCTTTCTATGGCGATCGTGGCATATTGTATTTATAAAATATTAATAGAACACAAGGGGGGTGTCAAATATTTTTCGTTATTGATTATTGCTGCATTGATACATGCTGCGGGGATGGCTGCGGTAATGGTTTTTATTGTTTATTATGTGCTAAAAGGAAATAAAGGAAGAAATCGTTTATTTACAACGCTGGGAGTGCTCATCTTTGTGGTGGTTTCCTACGTGTATGGACGTAATTATATTCATCTTGCTATTGATAAAGGGGGGGATTACTTGGCTTATTCACAAGCATCGACAGGGTATTTTTATATATGGGAATTTGTGTTGAGTCTGATTGTTATTTTCGTGACACTGTTCATTCTTTTGGTTTATTATTTGAAAATTAATAGAAAATTGGGATTAGAGGAGTATAAAAAGGAAAGAGAAGAATACGGTGCTTTTATGGGATTTATGTTGTTCTTTACATTGATTGATTTAGTTGCAATATGGATTGAGTTTAATATTGGTTGGAGGTTAAGCTGGTTGATAGCTATTCTAGATATGCCCTTGTTATTGCTGATACTTGTATCGAAGCGTTACCCTGATACATATAAGTA